The following are encoded together in the Citrus sinensis cultivar Valencia sweet orange chromosome 1, DVS_A1.0, whole genome shotgun sequence genome:
- the LOC102629875 gene encoding uncharacterized protein LOC102629875, whose translation MKSSSDAVSSSSAATSSTTTTTTTTTGASSTSPASLSDQSQPVTSSEKPQSSSFPAAATGGVEDLSLGTRDGSGGAQESVAVDRRGEHSAVCRWTVHNFPRIRARALWSKYFEVGGYDCRLLVYPKGDSQALPGYISIYLQIMDPRGTSSSKWDCFASYRLAIVNLSDESKTIHRDSWHRFSSKKKSHGWCDFTPSSTVFDSKLGYLFNNDAVLITADILILNESVSFMRDNNELQSPSMVSSSVVAGPVSDVLSGKFTWKVHNFSLFKEMIKTQKIMSPVFPAGECNLRISVYQSSVNGQEYLSMCLESKDMEKTVVSDRSCWCLFRMSVLNQSPGSNHMHRDSYGRFAADNKSGDNTSLGWNDYMKMADFVGHDSGFLVDDTAVFSTSFHVIKEISSFSKNGGLIGWRSGNGARKSDGHMGKFTWRIENFTRLKDLLKKRKITGLCIKSRRFQIGNRDCRLIVYPRGQSQPPCHLSVFLEVMDSRNTSSDWSCFVSHRLSVVNQKMEEKSVTKESQNRYSKAAKDWGWREFVTLTSLFDQDSGFLVQDTVVFSAEVLILKETSIMQDFTDQDTESTNAGSQMDKIGKRSSFTWKVENFLSFKEIMETRKIFSKFFQAGGCELRIGVYESFDTICIYLESDQSVGSDLDKNFWVRYRMAVVNQKNPTKTVWKESSICTKTWNNSVLQFMKVSDMLEADAGFLMRDTVVFVCEILDCCPWFEFSDLEVLASEDDQDALTTDPDELIDSDDSEGISGDEEDIVRNLLSRAGFHLTYGDNPSQPQVTLREKLLMDAGAIAGFLTGLRVYLDDPAKAKRLLLPTKLSGSDGKKVAKTDESSPSVMNLLMGVKVLQQAIIDLLLDIMVECCQPSDGNYYGDSSDANSKPPLDANGGARPLEADRENGASESAQFPLFERLDSGADDNSTTSAVQSSDLSGIDIAEKALPGQPIFPPETSAGGSLESASFRSKTKWPEQSAELLGLIVNSLRALDGAVPQGCPEPRRRPQSAQKISLVLDKAPKHLQPDLVALVPKLVEHSEHPLAADALIERLQKSDAEPALRMPVFVALSQLDFGSEVWERILLKSLELLTDSNDEPLAVTIDFIFKAASQCQHLPEAVRSVRVRLKNLGAEVSPCVLDFLSKTVNSWGDVAETILRDIDCDDDFGDNCSTMPSGLFLFGENGPTSDSLHVMDEQAFRATRHFSDIYILIEMLSIPCIAVEAAQTFERAVARGTIVAQSIALVLERRLAQRLNFNPGFVAENFQHTDVVVEGEQLIVQRDDFTCVLGLAETLALSRDIRVREFVKILYTILLKWYPDESYRGRMLKRLVDRATSTTESSRGVDLDLEILVILVCEEQEIIRPVLSMLREVAELANVDRAALWHQLCASEDEIIRIRDERKAEISNMVREKAVFSQKLAESEAAGNRLKSEMRAEMDRFAREKKELSEQMREVESQLEWLRSERDDEIAKLTTEKKVLQDRLHDAETQLSQLKSRKRDELKRVVKEKNALAERLKSAEAARKRFDEELKRYATENVTREEICQSLQDEVRRLTQTVGQTEGEKREKEEQVARCEAYIDGMESKLQACQQYIHTLEAQLQEEMSRHAPLYGAGLEALSMKELETLARIHEEGLRQIHTLQQCKGSPAASPLVSPHTLPHNHGLYPTAPPPLAVGLPHSLVPNGVGIHGNGHVNGGVGPWFNHT comes from the exons ATGAAGAGTTCGTCCGATGCAGTCTCATCATCTTCAGCGGCaacatcatcaacaacaacaacaacaacaacaacaacaggaGCATCATCAACCTCACCAGCATCTTTATCCGACCAATCACAGCCCGTCACCTCATCCGAAAAACCtcaatcatcatcatttcCGGCTGCCGCTACTGGCGGAGTCGAGGACTTATCTTTGGGCACTAGAGACGGCAGCGGCGGGGCCCAAGAAAGTGTAGCCGTCGATCGGCGCGGAGAGCACTCCGCCGTATGCCGGTGGACGGTCCATAATTTTCCGCGAATCAGAGCTAGGGCACTATGGAGCAAGTACTTCGAGGTAGGCGGTTACGATTGCCGGTTATTAGTATATCCCAAAGGAGACTCACAAGCTTTGCCAGGATACATCTCCATTTATTTGCAAATCATGGACCCTCGCGGCACGTCTTCTTCTAAATGGGACTGTTTCGCGAGTTATCGTTTAGCTATCGTCAATTTATCGGACGAGTCGAAAACGATACATCGTGATTCTTGGCACCGGTTCTCTagcaaaaagaaatcacaCGGCTGGTGCGATTTCACACCTTCCTCTACTGTTTTTGATTCCAAATTAGGTTATTTGTTCAATAACGATGCCGTTTTAATAACTGCCgatattttaattctaaatgaATCTGTTAGTTTTATGCGTGATAATAATGAGTTACAATCACCGTCAATGGTGTCGTCTTCGGTGGTTGCGGGACCGGTATCTGATGTATTGAGTGGGAAATTTACGTGGAAAGTGcataattttagtttgtttaAGGAAATGATTAAGACACAGAAGATAATGAGCCCGGTTTTTCCGGCTGGAGAGTGTAATTTGAGgattagtgtttaccaaagcTCAGTTAATGGGCAGGAGTATTTGTCAATGTGTTTGGAGAGTAAGGATATGGAGAAGACGGTGGTGTCGGATAGAAGTTGTTGGTGTTTGTTTAGAATGTCGGTTTTGAATCAAAGCCCAGGGTCTAATCATATGCATAGGGACTCATATGGAAGGTTTGCAGCGGATAATAAGAGTGGGGACAATACGAGTTTGGGGTGGAATGATTATATGAAGATGGCGGATTTTGTTGGGCACGATTCAGGGTTTTTGGTGGACGACACTGCTGTGTTTAGCACGTCATTTCATGTGATCAAGGAGATCAGTAGCTTCTCCAAGAATGGTGGGTTAATTGGATGGAGGAGTGGGAATGGGGCTAGGAAGTCTGATGGGCATATGGGGAAGTTTACTTGGAGGATTGAGAATTTCACGAGGTTGAAGGATCTGTTGAAAAAGAGGAAGATTACGGGGCTTTGCATCAAGAGCAGGAGGTTTCAGATTGGGAATCGGGATTGTCGTCTTATTGTATATCCCAGAG GGCAGTCTCAGCCACCATGTCACCTTTCGGTGTTTCTTGAAGTTATGGATTCACGAAATACTTCTAGTGATTGGAGCTGTTTTGTGAGTCATCGGTTGTCAGTTGTGAACCAAAAAATGGAGGAGAAATCTGTCACAAAGGAATCTCAAAATCGCTATTCTAAAGCTGCAAAGGATTGGGGTTGGCGAGAATTTGTGACTCTTACCAGCCTATTTGATCAAGATTCTGGGTTTCTTGTCCAAGACACGGTCGTGTTCTCGGCAGAGGTTCTCATCTTGAAAGAGACGTCAATTATGCAGGATTTTACGGATCAGGACACTGAGTCAACCAATGCAGGTTCCCAAATGGACAAGATTGGGAAAAGAAGTTCGTTTACTTGGAAGGTGGAGAACTTCTTGTCCTTCAAAGAAATAATGGAAACACGAAAAATTTTTAGCAAATTCTTTCAGGCTGGTGGATGTGAGCTTCGTATTG GTGTGTATGAATCCTTTGACACAATCTGTATATATTTAGAGAGTGATCAATCAGTCGGTAGTGATCTGGATAAAAATTTTTGGGTCAGATACAGAATGGCTGTGGTGAATCAAAAGAACCCGACCAAGACTGTGTGGAAGGAGTCTTCTATATGTACAAAGACATGGAATAATTCTGTCTTACAATTCATGAAGGTGTCTGATATGTTGGAAGCAGATGCAGGATTTCTCATGCGTGATactgttgtttttgtttgtgaGATATTGGATTGCTGCCCTTGGTTTGAGTTTTCAGACCTAGAG GTTTTGGCTTCTGAGGATGATCAGGATGCTTTGACAACAGATCCTGATGAACTCATTGATTCTGATGACAGTGAAGGAATAAGTGGAGATGAAGAAGACATCGTCAGAAATCTTCTTTCGAGAGCTGGATTTCACCTCACATATGGAGATAATCCTTCACAGCCACAGGTCACTctaagagaaaagcttctgATGGATGCTGGTGCAATTGCTGGTTTTCTAACAGGACTTCGTGTTTATCTTGACGACCCAGCTAAAGCAAAGCGCTTGCTTCTACCAACAAAGCTCTCCGGTAGTGACGGAAAGAAGGTTGCAAAGACTGATGAATCCTCCCCCAGTGTCATGAATTTGTTAATGGGAGTTAAAGTTTTGCAGCAGGCAATCATTGATCTACTTTTGGATATAATGGTTGAATGCTGCCAACCTTCCGATGGAAATTATTATGGTGATTCTTCTGATGCAAATTCAAAACCTCCTCTTGATGCCAATGGAGGTGCCAGACCATTAGAAGCTGACAGGGAAAATGGAGCATCAGAGTCTGCTCAATTTCCTCTGTTTGAGAGATTGGATTCTGGTGCAGATGATAATAGCACTACATCTGCTGTACAGAGTTCTGATTTGAGTGGAATTGATATAGCTGAAAAAGCTCTTCCAGGGCAGCCTATTTTTCCACCAGAAACATCAGCTGGAGGTTCTTTGGAAAGTGCTTCCTTTCGCTCTAAG aCTAAGTGGCCGGAGCAATCTGCGGAGCTTTTGGGATTGATTGTTAACTCACTGAGAGCTCTAGACGGAGCTGTTCCACAAGGCTGTCCTGAACCAAGACGACGCCCGCAGTCTGCACAAAAGATTTCTCTTGTACTGGATAAAGCTCCTAAGCATCTGCAACCGGACCTCGTTGCTTTGGTACCCAAATTGGTGGAACATTCAGAGCACCCACTGGCTGCGGATGCGCTTATTGAACGACTTCAAAAGTCAGATGCTGAACCTGCTTTACGGATGCCT GTTTTTGTTGCTCTTAGTCAACTGGACTTTGGCAGTGAAGTGTGGGAAcgtattttattaaaatccttGGAGCTTTTGACGGACTCAAATGATGAACCATTGGCAGTAACCATagatttcatatttaaagcTGCATCTCAGTGTCAACATCTTCCTGAAGCA GTCAGATCAGTTCGTGTTAGGCTTAAAAATTTGGGTGCAGAAGTGTCTCCTTGTGTCCTTGATTTCTTAAGTAAAACTGTAAACAGTTGGGGAGATGTTGCTGAAACTATACTTAGAGATATTGATTGCGATGATGATTTTGGTGACAATTGTTCAACGATGCCTAGTGGGCTCTTCTTGTTTGGTGAGAATGGGCCTACTTCGGATTCGTTGCATGTGATGGATGAGCAGGCTTTTCGTGCCACTCGTCATTTTTCTGATATTTACATCCTGATTGAGATGTTATCTATACCTTGTATTGCTGTTGAAGCTGCTCAAACCTTCGAGAGAGCTGTAGCTCGAGGAACCATTGTAGCTCAATCTATAGCCTTGGTCTTGGAAAGGCGCCTTGCTCAAAGGCTGAACTTTAATCCTGGATTTGTTGCAGAAAATTTTCAGCACACAGATGTTGTGGTAGAGGGGGAGCAGCTAATAGTTCAACGTGATGACTTTACTTGTGTCCTTGGTCTTGCCGAGACATTGGCCCTATCTAGAGACATTCGCGTGAGGGAATTTGTGAAGATACTGTACacaatattattgaaatgGTATCCTGACGAGTCCTATCGAGGTAGGATGCTGAAGAGATTGGTCGACCGTGCTACCAGCACTACAGAAAGTAGCCGTGGAGTAGATTTAGACTTGGAAATTTTGGTCATTCTGGTATGTGAGGAGCAAGAAATCATTAGACCTGTTCTGAGCATGCTGCGGGAGGTTGCTGAGCTTGCAAATGTTGATCGGGCAGCTCTTTGGCACCAATTATGTGCTAGTGAAGATGAAATTATTCGTATCCGTGATGAGAGGAAGGCTGAAATTTCAAATATGGTTAGAGAAAAAGCTGTTTTCTCACAAAAATTGGCGGAATCTGAGGCTGCTGGCAATCGTCTCAAG TCTGAAATGAGGGCTGAGATGGATCGCTTTGCTCGGGAAAAGAAGGAGCTTTCTGAACAAATGCGAGAAGTTGAAAGTCAGCTTGAGTGGCTTCGTTCAGAGcgggatgatgaaattgcaaAACTCACGACTGAGAAAAAAGTTCTTCAGGATCGTCTTCATGATGCAGAGACACAACTCTCCCAGTTGAAATCCCGGAAACGTGATGAATTGAAG AGAGTAGTGAAGGAGAAAAATGCTCTTGCTGAAAGATTAAAGAGTGCCGAAGCTGCCAGGAAACGATTTGATGAAGAACTGAAACGGTATGCGACAGAGAATGTGACTCGGGAAGAAATTTGTCAGTCACTTCAAGATGAAGTTCGAAGATTGACGCAAACTGTTGGGCAAACTGAAGGAGAAAAACGGGAGAAGGAAGAGCAGGTTGCTCGATGTGAAGCATATATTGATGGCATGGAATCAAAATTGCAGGCCTGCCAG CAATATATTCACACACTTGAGGCTCAACTTCAAGAAGAAATGTCTCGTCATGCCCCGCTATATGGTGCTGGATTGGAAGCTCTATCGATGAAGGAGTTGGAGACATTGGCACGTATTCACGAGGAAGGTCTTAGGCAAATCCACACTCTCCAACAGTGTAAAGGTAGTCCTGCTGCTAGTCCTCTTGTGAGCCCTCACACTCTTCCCCATAATCACGGGCTATACCCAACTGCACCTCCCCCATTGGCTGTGGGATTACCCCATTCACTCGTCCCAAACGGCGTAGGGATCCATGGTAATGGACATGTAAATGGTGGTGTTGGACCCTGGTTCAATCATACTTAA
- the LOC102622979 gene encoding probable glycosyltransferase At5g11130, which yields MAEFTFASPTLLYPIVLLILIFSLINQHFNFFPSSDQSLNHDNHTHISQQNPQPSLSYFGIPTQNAYKSVGRKKNPFERMQNGLARARAAIQQASRSHSYMPNKEESFVPRGSIYINPFAFHQSHIQMEKRFRVWAYKEGEQPLFHRGPMNDIYSIEGQFIDELESDKSPFAASHPDDAVAYFIPVSIVNIIRYVYRPYTDYSRKRLQNIVKDYIDLISSRYPYWNRSNGADHFFVSCHDWAPEVSAAHPTFYKHFIRVLCNANSSEGFHPVKDVSMPEIYLKRRILRPPQLSQASNNRSILAFFAGGPHGFVRELLFRYWKHKDDDIQVHEYLPQTLNYTQLMGQSKFCLCPSGYEVASPRLVESIYSACVPVIISDHYVLPFSDVLDWRQFSVHIPVEKIPEIKKILQGISVEEYLEKQKRVVQVQRHFLMNRPAKPFDLMHMVMHSVWLRRLNIRLHELQY from the exons tttcaatttcttccctTCTTCTGATCAATCACTTAATCATGATAATCACACTCATATCTCGCAACAAAACCCACAACCCTCTCTCTCTTATTTCGGAATACCAACTCAAAATGCTTACAAGAGTGTTGGCAGA AAAAAGAACCCATTTGAGAGAATGCAAAATGGGTTAGCAAGAGCAAGAGCAGCTATACAACAAGCGTCTCGATCACACAGTTACATGCCGAACAAGGAGGAGAGTTTTGTGCCCAGAGGATCTATTTACATAAATCCTTTTGCCTTTCATCA GAGTCACATACAAATGGAGAAGCGATTTAGAGTATGGGCATACAAAGAAGGAGAACAACCCCTCTTTCACAGAGGGCCAATGAATGACATTTATTCCATCGAGGGCCAGTTCATTGATGAATTGGAAAGTGACAAAAGTCCTTTTGCAGCCTCCCACCCGGACGACGCCGTTGCATATTTCATCCCTGTTAGCATCGTCAATATCATACGATACGTCTACAGACCTTACACTGATTACTCTCGCAAGAGGCTGCAAAACATCGTCAAGGACTACATTGATCTTATTTCGAGTAGATACCCTTATTGGAACAGAAGCAATGGAGCTGaccatttttttgtttcttgccaTGATTGG GCGCCAGAAGTTTCAGCTGCTCACCCAACGTTTTACAAGCATTTTATCAGAGTTCTTTGCAATGCAAATTCCTCAGAAGGGTTCCACCCTGTGAAAGATGTGTCCATGCCGGAAATTTACCTCAAACGCAGGATATTACGACCGCCACAGCTCAGCCAGGCCTCTAATAACCGCTCAATCCTCGCCTTTTTCGCTGGCGGTCCTCACGGATTCGTGAGAGAGCTGCTGTTTAGATATTGGAAACATAAAGATGATGACATTCAAGTTCATGAGTATCTCCCCCAAACCCTAAACTACACTCAGCTAATGGGTCAAAGCAAGTTTTGCCTCTGCCCTAGTGGTTATGAAGTTGCAAGCCCTAGATTGGTTGAGTCTATATATTCAGCGTGCGTTCCAGTGATCATCTCTGATCATTACGTTCTGCCGTTCAGTGATGTTCTCGATTGGAGACAATTTTCCGTTCACATTCCGGTGGAAAAGATACcggaaattaagaaaattttacaaggaATTTCTGTGGAAGAATATTTAGAAAAGCAGAAGAGAGTTGTTCAAGTTCAAAGGCATTTTCTGATGAACAGGCCGGCTAAGCCCTTTGATTTAATGCATATGGTGATGCACTCAGTGTGGCTGAGGAGGCTTAACATAAGGCTCCACGAGCTGCAGTATTGA
- the LOC102630166 gene encoding ACT domain-containing protein ACR2 — protein sequence MNKVCWPYFDPEFDTLPERIYGPTCRVCIDNESMEDCTVVKVDSVSKQGLLLEMVQVLTDMNLTISKSYISSDAGWFMDVFHVKDEHGNKLTDQKVINYIQQAIGTTGEIPSSAVAKTYTNKAVFGSEYPSEHTAIEMTGTDRPGLFSEISAALADLHCNIVEAHAWSHNDRLACVAYVSDQSTDTPIDDPGRLATIEEYITTVLRATAERSPSETHINPLQVKANGFPCGDCIKTNVERRLHQLMLSVRDFDGQCGPNMSRSTPSSAVGFGDEEGMRRTAVYIESCEEKGYSIVSVDCKDRPRLMFDTVCTLTDMQYVVFHASIGCHGDYAFQEYFIRHIDGYALNTEGEKERVIKCLEAAIERRVCEGVRLELCAANRVGLLSDITRVLRENGLAVVRAHVATKGEKSVNAFYLRDISGNEVDMDFVESMKKEILGPIDLAVKNDSRSTSPSPPDRSPTRFSLGDLLRSQLERLSHNFVPIN from the exons ATGAACAAAGTCTGTTGGCCTTATTTTGATCCTGAATTTGACACCCTCCCCGAGAGGATATATGGCCCCAC GTGCAGAGTTTGCATTGACAACGAAAGCATGGAAGATTGTACGGTAGTAAAGGTGGACAGCGTTAGCAAACAAGGCCTCCTCTTGGAAATGGTTCAAGTTTTGACGGACATGAATCTCACCATCTCAAAAAGCTACATTTCCTCTGACGCTGGCTGGTTTATGGATG TTTTTCATGTTAAAGATGAGCACGGAAACAAACTTACAGACCAAAAAGTCATCAACTACATACAACAG GCCATCGGTACAACTGGAGAGATACCCAGCTCGGCTGTGGCAAAGACCTACACCAACAAAGCCGTGTTTGGATCCGAATACCCAAGCGAGCACACGGCAATCGAAATGACTGGAACCGACCGGCCGGGACTATTTTCCGAGATATCAGCTGCCCTAGCTGACCTACATTGCAACATTGTAGAAGCACACGCATGGAGCCACAATGATCGCTTGGCTTGCGTGGCCTACGTGTCCGATCAATCCACGGACACTCCAATAGACGACCCCGGCCGCCTCGCGACCATCGAGGAATACATCACCACCGTGCTCCGCGCCACAGCAGAGCGGAGCCCCAGCGAGACTCACATTAATCCACTACAAGTAAAGGCTAATGGATTCCCTTGTGGAGATTGCATTAAGACCAACGTTGAGAGGAGGTTGCACCAGCTCATGCTTTCTGTCAGGGACTTTGACGGGCAGTGTGGGCCCAATATGAGTCGGTCCACACCGTCGTCGGCCGTAGGATTCGGTGATGAAGAGGGGATGAGAAGGACGGCTGTGTATATAGAAAGCTGTGAGGAAAAGGGGTATTCGATAGTAAGCGTTGATTGTAAGGATAGGCCGAGGCTTATGTTTGATACGGTGTGCACGCTCACTGACATGCAATACGTTGTATTTCATGCTTCCATTGGTTGTCATGGAGATTATGCATTTCAG GAGTATTTTATACGACACATAGACGGCTATGCGTTGAACACAGAAGGTGAAAAAGAACGAGTAATAAAATGCTTAGAAGCTGCCATTGAACGCCGGGTTTGCGAG GGGGTGAGGCTAGAGTTATGTGCAGCCAATAGGGTCGGGTTGCTCTCCGATATAACTCGAGTTCTGAGAGAGAACGGCCTCGCCGTCGTCCGAGCACACGTGGCAACGAAGGGAGAGAAGTCGGTGAACGCATTTTATTTGAGGGACATTTCGGGGAATGAAGTGGACATGGATTTTGTAGAGTCGATGAAGAAAGAGATATTGGGTCCAATTGATCTTGCAGTAAAAAATGATAGCAGAAGCACTTCGCCAAGCCCTCCTGATAGGTCCCCTACTCGTTTCTCTTTAGGAGACTTGCTTCGTTCCCAACTTGAACGTCTCTCTCACAACTTTGTTCCCATCAATTGA
- the LOC102622683 gene encoding probable glycosyltransferase At5g25310, with translation MENFRGYLLPAVSLLFATSVLFILILSSSDYFSSFSMISFNSTASNFEFKSSVPTADLLRTVSVSDHEIQAVRFTGSNNVLKRESSARVLSKYEQLKQGLARARASIRKAASTRNVTSIIKNGVDFVPSAAIYRNPGAFYQSYVEMEKRFKVYVYREGELPITHYGPCKDIYTIEGRFMSEIEHGAKRFRTSDPHRAHVYYLPFSVAWMVKYLYKPLTYDLTPLKQFVADYVKVVSSKYPFWNRTCGADHFMLACHDWGPHVSKGNSHLYNNSIRVLCNANTSEGFNPQKDVTLPEIHLYGGYVSPKLLSPPPFNAPRPYLAFFAGGLHGTIRSILLQHWKGHDKDLIVFEYLPKDQDYYSFMLKSKFCLCPSGYEVASPRIVESIYAQCVPVILSQNYVLPFSDVLRWEAFSIQVDVSEIPRLKEVLMAVPEEKYKRLKENLKAVRRHFELNHPAKRFDVFHMILHSIWLRRLNMRLG, from the exons atggaaaatttccGCGGATACCTCCTGCCAGCTGTGTCCTTGCTCTTTGCTACGTCCGTCCTCTTCATATTGATCCTTTCGTCATCCGACTACTTCAGCTCCTTCAGCATGATCAGCTTCAACTCAACCgcttcaaattttgaatttaaatcaTCTGTACCAACCGCTGATTTGCTCAGAACCGTTTCAGTTTCCGATCATGAAATCCAAGCCGTTCGTTTCACTGGATCTAACAACGTTTTAAAG cGAGAATCATCAGCACGAGTGTTGAGTAAATACGAACAGCTGAAACAAGGACTGGCTAGAGCGCGTGCTTCAATTCGCAAGGCAGCTTCAACTCGAAACGTAacatcaatcatcaaaaacGGTGTCGATTTCGTTCCTAGTGCGGCCATTTACCGTAACCCCGGCGCATTTTATCA gAGTTATGTGGAGATGGAGAAGAGATTCAAGGTGTATGTGTACAGAGAAGGAGAGCTACCCATAACACACTACGGGCCATGCAAGGACATCTACACAATAGAAGGAAGGTTCATGTCGGAGATAGAGCATGGAGCCAAGAGGTTCAGGACGAGTGATCCACATCGAGCCCATGTCTACTATTTGCCATTCAGTGTGGCGTGGATGGTCAAATACCTATACAAACCTCTTACTTATGACCTCACTCCACTGAAGCAGTTTGTAGCTGATTATGTTAAAGTAGTCTCTTCCAAATACCCCTTCTGGAATAGAACTTGTGGGGCTGATCACTTCATGCTTGCCTGTCATGATTGG GGTCCCCATGTATCAAAGGGCAACTCCCACCTTTACAACAACTCAATCCGAGTCCTCTGCAATGCCAACACCTCCGAAGGCTTCAACCCCCAAAAAGATGTGACCCTCCCAGAAATCCACCTCTACGGTGGCTATGTGTCCCCAAAACTCCTCTCTCCGCCGCCATTCAACGCGCCACGGCCTTATCTCGCCTTCTTCGCCGGCGGACTCCACGGCACCATCCGTAGCATCCTCCTCCAGCACTGGAAAGGCCACGACAAAGATCTCATAGTTTTCGAATACCTCCCAAAAGACCAAGACTATTACTCATTCATGCTCAAGTCCAAGTTCTGTCTTTGCCCTAGCGGATACGAAGTGGCTAGCCCTAGAATTGTTGAGTCTATTTATGCCCAGTGTGTCCCCGTTATCTTGTCACAGAATTATGTACTGCCGTTCAGTGATGTGCTGAGATGGGAAGCGTTTTCGATTCAAGTTGATGTGTCCGAAATTCCAAGGCTAAAGGAGGTGTTGATGGCTGTTCCTGAGGAGAAGTACAAAAGGCTTAAGGAGAATTTAAAAGCTGTGAGGAGACATTTTGAGTTGAATCACCCGGCTAAGAGATTTGATGTGTTTCATATGATACTGCATTCCATATGGCTTCGGAGGCTAAATATGAGACTTGGGTAG